In Pelagicoccus enzymogenes, the following proteins share a genomic window:
- a CDS encoding PLD nuclease N-terminal domain-containing protein — protein MRSADPLLLLTNVGIAEIFVLLILGGLLALMLTALVSCLRNPKLSSVHKLLWVTGIFLFPFLGSAIYLLVRPESREPGASRELPKS, from the coding sequence ATGCGTTCCGCTGATCCGCTACTCCTGCTGACGAATGTCGGCATCGCTGAAATATTCGTGCTACTCATTCTCGGAGGACTCTTGGCCCTCATGCTGACCGCCTTGGTCAGTTGCCTTAGAAACCCGAAGCTAAGCAGCGTGCACAAGCTACTTTGGGTGACCGGAATTTTTCTGTTTCCGTTTTTGGGCAGCGCTATCTACCTGTTGGTCCGACCTGAAAGCCGCGAGCCCGGTGCGTCGCGAGAGCTGCCAAAGTCATGA
- a CDS encoding RDD family protein yields MAESLISMLINLAVVVLIAALVYNHYKSRVAAPEERYSTFWPRFLSPFIDGAILWPVTSLLPVIIYDVLPAAYITVNVFVTLFFYGYSIYFHGNFGGTIGKLKCGIRVVDAKTERPIGMPQAFLRDAVPLLLSVALYVVAFTQTGVSHFEESIYISWVPMVMGLWFLAEIVTMLTNDKRRALHDFIAGTVVIRPTPEELDIKRESRLEQAS; encoded by the coding sequence ATGGCCGAATCCCTGATCTCCATGCTCATCAACCTCGCTGTGGTTGTTCTCATCGCAGCTCTGGTTTACAATCACTACAAAAGCCGAGTCGCCGCTCCCGAAGAGCGTTACTCTACTTTCTGGCCGCGTTTTTTATCGCCCTTTATCGACGGAGCGATCCTGTGGCCGGTCACCAGCTTGCTTCCGGTAATCATTTACGACGTGCTGCCCGCGGCCTACATAACGGTCAACGTGTTCGTCACGCTCTTCTTTTACGGATACTCGATCTACTTCCACGGCAATTTCGGCGGGACCATCGGCAAGCTGAAATGCGGGATCCGTGTGGTGGACGCGAAGACGGAACGTCCGATAGGCATGCCGCAAGCGTTCTTGCGCGATGCGGTTCCGTTGCTTTTGAGCGTGGCGCTTTACGTGGTGGCTTTCACGCAGACAGGAGTTTCTCATTTCGAGGAGTCGATCTATATCTCTTGGGTGCCCATGGTGATGGGACTGTGGTTCTTGGCTGAAATCGTAACGATGTTGACCAACGATAAACGCCGCGCCCTGCATGACTTCATTGCTGGCACGGTCGTGATCCGTCCCACTCCAGAAGAGCTGGATATTAAGCGGGAGTCCCGACTCGAGCAAGCATCCTAA
- a CDS encoding GTP pyrophosphokinase: MDPNIVVAAQRIATQAHDGQYRRNGQVPYIEHPRAVASRVGEDVEAQVVAWLHDVLEDCDVSKEQLQEAGIPEQCIAAVELLSKTPGEDYDAYLERVAANPLASKVKIADMISNLADHPTNKQLKKYAKGLTRLTRDL; this comes from the coding sequence ATGGATCCGAACATCGTAGTTGCCGCCCAAAGAATCGCCACTCAAGCCCACGACGGCCAATATCGCCGCAACGGGCAAGTTCCCTACATCGAGCACCCGCGGGCGGTGGCGAGCCGAGTGGGCGAAGACGTGGAGGCTCAGGTTGTCGCTTGGTTGCACGACGTGCTGGAAGACTGCGATGTGTCCAAGGAACAACTACAAGAAGCGGGCATACCAGAGCAGTGTATCGCGGCGGTGGAATTGCTGAGCAAGACTCCCGGCGAAGACTACGATGCGTACTTGGAGCGCGTGGCTGCGAATCCGTTGGCGAGTAAGGTTAAGATCGCTGACATGATTTCGAATCTGGCGGACCATCCCACGAACAAGCAGCTCAAGAAGTATGCGAAGGGACTTACCCGTTTGACCCGCGACCTTTGA
- the hemW gene encoding radical SAM family heme chaperone HemW, translating into MSKSKHKVPQRHGETPLGLYLHVPFCSTSCDFCGFYQIQSDRKGILSYIDGVKRELELVDVGSRKIDTMFWGGGTPGLLPAADMLKVGSSITDALGMPTQEWTVEMAPSSVKRDKLEALKEAGVTRISMGIQSLNERLLEALGRQHSLKQIHKAYNLIREVGFRSVNVDLIFAIPTQTEEEWRADVRGALALQPDHLSTYCLTFEEDTALFIKLQQGKVSIDPDREARFYTAMWEEAENGGFQQYEISNYARPGHQCLHNVYTWRMAEWIGVGPSGSSQWAGSRHTNTPDLKDWLAGLERGERGLVDRTELSDGLLLEDSLIFGLRMNEGVDLAALERRFGRTLRQVAFFDQLVEEGKALREGDVLRLTPEGRMVADAVGEALLGRFG; encoded by the coding sequence GTGAGCAAAAGCAAACACAAGGTGCCGCAGCGGCACGGGGAAACGCCGTTAGGGCTTTACCTGCACGTGCCCTTTTGCTCCACCTCTTGCGACTTTTGCGGCTTCTATCAGATACAGTCGGATCGCAAGGGAATCCTCAGCTACATCGACGGGGTGAAGCGGGAGCTGGAGCTGGTAGACGTTGGTAGCCGAAAAATCGATACCATGTTCTGGGGCGGTGGGACTCCGGGGCTGCTGCCGGCGGCCGACATGCTGAAAGTCGGATCGTCCATAACGGATGCCCTGGGGATGCCGACTCAGGAGTGGACGGTGGAGATGGCGCCCTCCTCGGTGAAGCGCGACAAGCTCGAAGCCCTCAAGGAAGCGGGGGTTACCCGGATTTCCATGGGAATCCAAAGCCTAAACGAGCGTCTGCTCGAGGCCTTGGGTCGCCAGCATTCGCTCAAGCAAATCCACAAGGCCTACAATCTCATTCGGGAGGTCGGGTTTCGTTCCGTGAACGTGGACTTGATCTTCGCCATTCCAACGCAAACCGAGGAAGAATGGCGGGCGGACGTGCGAGGGGCGCTCGCCTTGCAGCCAGACCACCTGTCCACCTATTGCCTTACCTTCGAGGAGGATACCGCGCTTTTTATCAAGTTGCAGCAAGGCAAGGTCTCCATCGACCCGGACCGCGAGGCCCGTTTCTACACGGCCATGTGGGAGGAGGCGGAGAACGGAGGATTTCAGCAGTATGAAATTTCCAACTACGCTCGGCCCGGGCACCAATGCCTCCATAATGTGTATACTTGGCGAATGGCGGAGTGGATCGGCGTCGGTCCGTCCGGATCGAGCCAGTGGGCGGGAAGTCGCCACACCAACACGCCGGACCTGAAGGATTGGCTCGCAGGATTGGAACGGGGCGAGCGCGGGCTGGTCGATCGGACGGAGTTGAGCGATGGCTTGCTCTTGGAAGATTCCTTGATTTTCGGTTTGCGCATGAACGAAGGGGTCGATCTGGCTGCCTTGGAGCGGCGTTTCGGCAGGACGCTGCGTCAGGTCGCTTTCTTCGATCAATTGGTAGAAGAAGGTAAGGCGCTCAGGGAAGGCGATGTGCTTCGCCTGACTCCGGAGGGCCGTATGGTGGCGGATGCGGTGGGCGAAGCGTTGCTGGGCCGCTTCGGTTGA
- a CDS encoding IPT/TIG domain-containing protein codes for MDKRISKTNRRTWLAIVLAPIALFLAGCDLKLVDLTPSTHKANPSRTYSITAQVSVKNNAVVEGSVRPEIIIDGKAHSMSRVPGSDSLYEYDYTMPPGRDKAAYYLLVRYQRKTATAVVSKEIPTDVKTIQVENRYSVELEVNRAPVGTRIAILGRGFTRDDKVMVGGTPAVTQAESSTSLAFYVPSLPEGRNYNVTVLGLNGELSAGSLRVDASNIRVSPGSLSLRKGQRGILAFSIPTEAPPGGLAVTVTTDVPDSVIMPEVVIPAGQRSTSIRVEGGEPGSGNLYVELGGYSDVVIPITVTN; via the coding sequence ATGGATAAGCGAATTTCCAAAACCAACCGTAGAACCTGGCTCGCGATCGTTCTCGCGCCGATTGCCCTTTTTCTCGCCGGGTGCGACTTGAAGCTCGTCGACCTCACTCCGTCGACCCACAAGGCCAACCCGTCGCGTACCTACTCAATCACCGCCCAGGTTTCCGTAAAGAACAATGCGGTCGTGGAAGGCAGCGTCCGTCCCGAGATCATCATCGACGGCAAGGCCCACTCCATGAGCCGCGTTCCGGGCAGCGATTCCCTTTACGAATACGACTACACCATGCCGCCCGGCCGCGACAAGGCAGCCTACTACCTGCTCGTCCGCTACCAGCGCAAGACCGCCACCGCAGTGGTCTCCAAGGAAATCCCTACCGACGTCAAGACCATCCAAGTCGAGAACCGCTACTCGGTCGAGCTGGAGGTCAATCGCGCTCCTGTCGGCACCCGTATCGCCATCCTTGGACGCGGCTTCACGCGTGACGACAAGGTTATGGTCGGCGGCACGCCAGCGGTCACCCAAGCTGAGAGCTCCACTTCCCTCGCCTTCTACGTCCCCAGCCTCCCTGAAGGGCGCAACTACAACGTAACCGTGCTTGGCCTCAACGGCGAGCTTTCCGCTGGAAGCCTAAGGGTTGACGCCTCCAACATTCGCGTATCCCCTGGCAGCCTCAGCCTCCGCAAGGGCCAACGCGGCATCCTGGCTTTCTCCATCCCGACCGAAGCCCCTCCGGGCGGCCTCGCCGTAACCGTCACCACCGACGTGCCTGACAGCGTGATCATGCCAGAGGTGGTCATCCCAGCCGGCCAACGCTCCACCAGCATCCGCGTGGAAGGCGGCGAACCCGGCTCCGGCAACCTCTACGTCGAGCTCGGCGGCTACTCGGACGTGGTGATCCCCATCACCGTCACCAACTAG
- the thiC gene encoding phosphomethylpyrimidine synthase ThiC, with product MSDTQNNASSTFEPLPNSRRIYIAGSRDDIRVPMREITLNDTRKPDGSTEPNGPVRVYDCSGPWGDPDYHRDVEKGLPEIRRQWILERGDVEEYQGRELKAADDGYLSDVHRSKAEESGKLKRFDNSQRKPLRASKGTPVTQLHYARQGIITPEMEFVAIRENAKLQNAKESLKMNANAPRNSLLKQHPGNPWGANIPDEITPEFVRDEVARGRAIIPANVNHTELEPMIIGRNFLVKINANIGNSAIASSIEEEVEKMRWATKWGGDTVMDLSTGKNIHQTREWILRNSPVPIGTVPIYQALEKVNGKAEDLTWEIYRDTLIEQCEQGVDYFTIHAGVLLRFIPQTAQRMTGIVSRGGSIMAKWCLSHHKENFLYTHWDDICDICAAYDVSFSIGDGLRPGSIADANDYPQFAELEVQGDLTKRAWAKGCQVMNEGPGHVPMHMIQENMEKQLEWCHEAPFYTLGPLTTDVAPGYDHITSGIGAAMIGWYGCAMLCYVTPKEHLGLPNKDDVKYGVITYKIAAHAADLAKGHPAAQYRDNALSKARFEFRWEDQFALSLDPETAMKFHDETLPQDAAKTAHFCSMCGPNFCSMKITDDVRKYAEEQGMETPDEALAAGMEEKSKQFRESGGEVYQ from the coding sequence ATGTCAGACACACAAAACAACGCCTCCTCGACCTTCGAGCCCCTCCCGAACTCCCGCCGCATCTACATCGCCGGTTCCCGCGACGACATCCGCGTCCCCATGCGCGAGATTACGCTCAACGACACCCGCAAGCCCGACGGCTCCACCGAGCCCAACGGGCCCGTGCGCGTCTACGACTGCTCCGGCCCCTGGGGCGACCCCGACTACCACCGCGACGTGGAAAAGGGCCTGCCCGAAATCCGCCGCCAATGGATCCTCGAGCGCGGCGACGTCGAGGAGTACCAAGGCCGCGAGCTCAAGGCCGCCGACGACGGCTACCTCTCCGACGTGCACCGCTCCAAGGCCGAAGAATCCGGCAAGCTCAAGCGTTTCGACAACTCCCAGAGAAAGCCCCTCCGGGCCAGCAAGGGCACGCCCGTCACCCAGCTGCACTACGCCCGCCAAGGGATCATTACTCCGGAAATGGAGTTCGTCGCCATCCGCGAGAACGCCAAGCTGCAAAACGCCAAGGAGTCGCTCAAGATGAACGCCAACGCCCCGCGCAACTCCCTGCTCAAGCAGCATCCGGGCAACCCATGGGGCGCCAATATCCCCGACGAAATCACCCCCGAGTTCGTACGCGACGAGGTCGCCCGCGGACGCGCCATCATTCCAGCCAACGTCAACCACACCGAGCTGGAGCCCATGATCATCGGCCGCAACTTCCTCGTGAAGATCAACGCCAACATCGGCAACTCCGCCATCGCCTCCTCCATCGAAGAGGAAGTCGAAAAGATGCGCTGGGCCACCAAGTGGGGCGGCGACACCGTGATGGACCTCTCCACCGGCAAGAACATCCACCAAACCCGCGAGTGGATCCTGCGCAACTCCCCCGTGCCCATCGGCACCGTGCCCATCTACCAAGCCCTCGAAAAGGTCAACGGCAAGGCCGAGGACCTCACCTGGGAAATCTACCGCGACACCCTCATCGAGCAATGCGAGCAAGGCGTCGACTACTTCACCATCCACGCCGGCGTCCTCCTGCGCTTCATCCCGCAAACCGCCCAGCGCATGACCGGCATCGTCTCCCGCGGCGGTTCCATCATGGCCAAGTGGTGCCTCAGCCACCACAAGGAAAACTTCCTCTACACGCATTGGGACGATATCTGCGACATCTGCGCCGCCTACGACGTTTCCTTCTCCATCGGCGACGGCCTCCGTCCCGGCTCCATCGCCGACGCCAACGACTACCCGCAGTTCGCCGAGCTCGAGGTACAAGGCGACCTCACCAAGCGCGCTTGGGCCAAGGGCTGCCAAGTCATGAACGAAGGCCCCGGCCACGTACCTATGCACATGATTCAGGAGAACATGGAGAAGCAGCTCGAGTGGTGCCACGAAGCCCCCTTCTACACGCTCGGCCCGCTTACCACCGACGTGGCTCCCGGCTACGACCACATCACCTCCGGCATCGGCGCCGCCATGATCGGCTGGTACGGCTGCGCCATGCTCTGCTACGTCACGCCCAAGGAACACCTTGGCCTGCCCAACAAGGACGACGTGAAGTATGGAGTCATCACCTACAAGATCGCCGCCCACGCCGCCGACCTCGCCAAGGGCCACCCCGCGGCCCAGTACCGCGACAACGCCCTCTCCAAGGCTCGTTTCGAATTCCGTTGGGAAGACCAATTCGCGCTCAGCCTCGATCCAGAGACTGCGATGAAGTTCCACGACGAAACCCTGCCGCAAGACGCTGCCAAGACCGCTCACTTCTGCTCCATGTGCGGACCCAACTTCTGCTCCATGAAGATCACCGACGACGTGCGCAAGTACGCCGAAGAGCAAGGTATGGAAACGCCTGACGAAGCCCTCGCGGCCGGCATGGAGGAAAAGTCCAAGCAGTTCCGCGAAAGCGGCGGCGAAGTCTACCAATAG